The Salminus brasiliensis chromosome 4, fSalBra1.hap2, whole genome shotgun sequence nucleotide sequence ctgctttgtgacgacaacagttgtaaaaagctatacaaataaatctgacttaacttgacttgactataatAATGTAAAGTAGAAATGACCATATACAGTTCTGTTCAATGAGGGAAAGGGACCTGAATAGCTTGTTTTATACAAGTGCTTTAGATTGATCCTAGTTGAACACTTACTGTATGTGCTGGGCTGGTGGTTAGATATGACTCTGAACTCTCAAATGCATTGTGGTGAGATGTGTATCTTTATAAAATCGTTGCTGCCACGCACAAACCTCAAACATCTCACAGATGACAGGaacattacaggagaaggacaaCCTCTTCTTAATGTTCAAAGAaggccaatgtaaaaaaaaaactgtatttcaCACCATTTGGAGCATTGGTTGATTTATCATGACTTTTTGAAACAATGcacagaacaactgccagattcagattatgaCAAACAGTGAAACACAGCAAAAAATGGAGAGACATGTATAGCTCATTGCTATACCAGTGATGTGTGAAGTCATTAATGCTGTATGTGGTGCACAACTCACCTTTCGCCAGATTCAATAACCCATGTATTTCTGATTTCAGGTCCAACGCCGGCCGTCAACATTACAAATGGAAACATCAGTTTATCTGCTCCGACTAGCCCAAGCATTGTTTGTGAAAACAGGGCCACCTCAACGCCCGCCCCTATCAGGCTcccacctgtgctggccagggtGAAGGTATCCTGGAACAAAAGGAATCCGTGTCAGGGCGAAATATcactttcatttaatttcaCAACGGTACATTTGTGCCAGAGTCAGGCTTTAAATGAATTTAGCCATGGTCTGTGCGAGGAGAGAAGATGCGGAAGGTTCCTCAAATACGTCAGTAATAACAACAATCAGATGCAAGGTCTCTACATCAATGATAACCTGACTGTGACCAATCAAACGTGTCCCCCTGTATTCATCAGCTGTGCATCCAAAGGTGGTTTACATACAAGTGAAATACATTCTTCTTTCAGTGCTGTGCTTTTTTACAGTGA carries:
- the LOC140554228 gene encoding uncharacterized protein, which codes for MCFSAKLLMECILLLAVIPALLLAGPTPAVNITNGNISLSAPTSPSIVCENRATSTPAPIRLPPVLARVKVSWNKRNPCQGEISLSFNFTTVHLCQSQALNEFSHGLCEERRCGRFLKYVSNNNNQMQGLYINDNLTVTNQTCPPVFISCASKDNKELLAYKVVTGLLLVLVLLVILLRFAWPAYLAFRKRFSQQQQNRWIGPTQSQSVSYHRSQGGHLKNDTVKRQSYPGLERLSVNPSREPSSNRNSDYDSYSYN